One Coffea arabica cultivar ET-39 chromosome 5c, Coffea Arabica ET-39 HiFi, whole genome shotgun sequence DNA window includes the following coding sequences:
- the LOC113688862 gene encoding uncharacterized protein has protein sequence MDFELRRAREKLEREQKERKERAKLKIEREKKAKQEALRQREALEAAQRARRLDAAEAEAKANQQMEEDRLVGRGVIFSRMLEAMPYQGNGDKIKLPPSCFSELSEQGAFDKGPLHFSLSVIVKDDLSETMNSGSQNRRTTHAGVLEFTADEGSVGVPPHVWSNLFPAETSMLPMVEVRYVWLPKGTFAKLQPDEYGFSDIPNHKAVLETSLRQHATLSEGDMLRVNHGALTYNLHVLELKPSSSVSVLETDIEVDIIGSDSNPEKANHQVLRPLTFGKSESGAVEEGNYMYYKFVIDDGTWNRISPGDAKIEIRIEPQTQDGDCDIYVSKHPLLFPTQHQHGWSSHDVGSKVLILSSKDLSLGPGTYSIGIYGFKGKTKYQASVNIQDNLKPKVGQQAVSSSSTIDADTVECSNCKHYIPSRTIALHEAYCRRHNIVCQHAGCGVVLRIEEAENHVHCKKCGNAFQQGEIEKHMKVFHEPLQCPCGIVLEKEQMVQHQSSECALRLVICRFCGDMVQAGTSAADIRDRLRGLSEHESLCGSRTAPCDSCGRSVMLKDMDIHHVAVHQKS, from the exons gagcaaaaggaaaggaaagaaagagcgAAATTGAAAAtcgagagagaaaagaaagccaAGCAAGAAGCCCTTCGTCAACGTGAAGCGCTTGAAGCCGCCCAGCGCGCCCGCCGGCTCGATGCTGCAGAAGCCGAAGCCAAG GCTAATCAGCAAATGGAAGAGGATAGGCTTGTGGGACGAGGAGTTATTTTTTCTCGTATGCTGGAAGCTATGCCTTACCAGGGAAATGGAGATAAAATAAAGTTGCCACCATCCTGCTTCTCAGAGTTGTCGGAGCAGGGTGCTTTTGATAAGGGGCCATTGCACTTTTCCTTGTCTGTGATTGTAAAAGATGACCTTTCAGAAACTATGAATTCTGGAAGTCAAAATCGTAGGACAACACATGCTGGTGTTCTGGAGTTTACTGCTGATGAAGGTTCTGTAGGAGTACCGCCTCATGTATGGAGTAACCTGTTCCCAGCGGAGACTTCTATGTTACCAATGGTTGAGGTCCGTTATGTATGGTTGCCAAAAGGGACATTTGCAAAACTTCAGCCCGATGAATATGGCTTTTCTGACATTCCAAATCACAAGGCTGTCCTTGAAACAAGCCTTCGCCAGCATGCAACTCTGTCAGAAGGTGACATGCTGAGGGTTAATCATGGTGCCCTAACATACAATTTACATGTTCTTGAGTTGAAGCCCTCTTCAAGTGTGTCTGTTCTAGAAACTGATATTGAAGTTGATATTATTGGCTCCGATTCAAATCCGGAGAAAGCCAATCATCAAGTATTGAGACCTCTCACATTTGGGAAATCAGAATCTGGAGCTGTTGAGGAAGGGAATTACATGTATTATAAATTTGTGATAGATGATGGGACTTGGAATAGAATTTCCCCTGGGGATGCCAAAATTGAAATAAGGATAGAACCACAGACACAAGATGGAGACTGTGATATTTACGTGTCCAAGCATCCACTCTTATTTCCCACACAACACCAGCATGGATGGTCTTCTCATGACGTTGGTTCAAAAGTATTGATACTTAGCTCCAAGGACCTGAGCTTGGGCCCAGGAACTTATAGTATTGGTATATATGGCTTCAAGGGGAAAACAAAGTATCAGGCATCTGTAAATATTCAAGACAACTTGAAGCCTAAGGTGGGTCAGCAAGCTGTGTCTTCCTCGTCAACGATTGATGCAGATACCGTGGAGTGCAGTAACTGCAAGCATTACATTCCTTCGAGGACGATAGCCCTACATGAGGCTTATTGTCGCAGACACAACATTGTCTGTCAGCATGCTGGTTGTGGTGTTGTTCTCAGGATTGAGGAGGCCGAAAACCATGTCCACTGCAAGAAATGTGGGAATGCTTTTCAACAAGGAGAGATTGAAAAGCACATGAAAGTTTTTCATGAGCCACTCCAATGCCCTTGTGGAATTGTCCTTGAGAAAGAACAGATG GTGCAACACCAGTCCTCTGAGTGTGCACTGCGGTTAGTTATATGCCGGTTTTGTGGAGACATGGTTCAAGCTGGGACATCTGCTGCAGATATACGAGATAGATTACGAGGACTTTCAGAGCATGAAAGTCTGTGTGGGTCTAGGACAGCTCCCTGTGACTCGTGTGGCCGTTCAGTCATGTTGAAGGATATGGACATTCACCATGTTGCTGTTCATCAGAAGAGTTAA